One Tachyglossus aculeatus isolate mTacAcu1 chromosome 18, mTacAcu1.pri, whole genome shotgun sequence DNA segment encodes these proteins:
- the LOC119939944 gene encoding olfactory receptor 6C3-like encodes MGNQTRVTEFMLVGLTGALKWQAVIFFFLFVTYVLSITGNMTIFTHALLDSRLHTPIYFFLRYFSFLEICFTTSCIPRILATIATGDRTISFSNCFTQLFFLIFLGVMEFFLLTAMSHDRYIAICRPLHYTTVMSQSVCALLVLCSWLTGFLFVFPPIILGLQLDFCGSVDIDHFFCDISPLLLLSCSDTGLLKMMAFVFAVGTLLFTLALVAMSYSAITRAILRLPFAQQGKKAISTCPSHMVVVSIAYGSCIFMYIKPSTKDRVDLTKGAAVLNTSVAPILNPFIYTLRNKQVKQAIRDLVHRVRFSFRR; translated from the coding sequence ATGGGAAACCAGACCAGAGTGACTGAATTCATGCTCGTGGGGTTGACGGGGGCCCTTAAGTGGCAGGCGGTGATATTCTTCTTTCTTTTTGTCACCTATGTGCTGAGCATCACCGGGAACATGACCATCTTCACCCATGCCCTGCTGGACTcccgcctccacacccctattTATTTCTTCCTGCGGtacttctccttcctggagatctgctTCACCACCTCCTGCATTCCCAGAATCCTGGCCACCATTGCTaccggagacagaaccatttccttttccaactgcttcactcaactgttcttcctcatcttcctgggGGTGATGGAGTTCTTCCTACTGACCGctatgtcccacgaccgctatatCGCCATCTGCCGGCCGCTGCACTATACGACCGTCATGAGCCAGAGTGTCTGCGCCTtgctggtcctctgctcctggctAACCGGGTTCCTGTTCGTCTTTCCACCTATTATCCTTGGCCTCCAATTGGATTTCTGTGGCTCGGTAGATattgaccatttcttctgtgacatctcccctctgctcctgctctcctgctcggACACCGGGCTCCTGAAGATGATGGCTTTCGTCTTTGCAGTGGGGACACTCCTGTTCACCTTGGCGTTAGTGGCCATGTCCTACAGTGCCATCACCCgagccatcctgagactgccctttGCTCAGCAGGGGAAAAAGGCCATTTCCACCTGCCCCTCCCACATGGTCGTAGTCTCCATCGCATATGGCAGCTGCATCTTTATGTACATCAAACCGTCCaccaaggacagggtggacctGACCAAGGGGGCGGCTGTGTTGAACACTTCCGTGGCCCCCATTttgaaccctttcatctacaccctgcggaacaagcaggtcaagcaggccatcAGGGACCTGGTGCACCGTGTTCGATTTTCCTTCAGGAGGTGA